One genomic region from Chthonomonas calidirosea T49 encodes:
- a CDS encoding cytochrome c-type biogenesis CcmF C-terminal domain-containing protein, whose amino-acid sequence MTPGTIGSTAVFVGLVASILVIIAYVLALWRPSGEALWRSIARACYALTSVSVLTAFGALAYIVYHRLYQYDYAVQHTGNDLHNHWFRLAATWSGQEGSFLLWACWTALIGCVVMLRARRYEARVMPIYTSVIAFLCAILIKQSPYTLFLKAHPGLPGVPSDGFGLTPSLQNYWMTLHPPTIFFGFASLAVPFSYAAAALIWRDYEGWAPRVFPYALLSSAVLGLGLFMGGYWAYETLGWHGFWAWDPVENASFFPWLAVTALAHGLLAQRTRRTMVRTNLFFGLLAFWLFLVGTFLTRSGALASKMPNGQLLSVHAFDNIGKSGLVLMVTMLLFYGIGGLALWLWRLRTMPKRPSMGDSLLSRDFALMLSVLLMGIACAIVTLGSTTPLFLSWLHRPPSAPAPVFYNKAMFPIVLITAFVIACVPWLAWRRTDPEKFKQKLLIPWLIMIAFGFGLFFWVLSSQRAIAAVSDPQVLKDTLHQWMGPGGQRVLVISMASLGFLAALSNAMLAYRVFRKKPLSAGAWIAHVGVGVLIIGVILSNTFERTALVTLKEGQGPVKVFGYTISFEGMTGKPLPERPLDPEYDPENRVMLRITPPGGDRIDASGNSQTFLMEPRWFVPRPSVEEEAQGNPDTMIWPSIKKYVGHDLYIALASQPGVELPYVTMRPRSVTQLGPYRIYYYKAVTRPLQYMGAIIGITDPEQPFNTPDHIVAAEPGIEFVHGPDGSLMRTPQGMPMLVKTGEALPQITDSQGRPGVAILDSLKVGSDEARIAFSLPDLPAMWTIPLSVTYKPGINLVWTGVLLAVAGILLAMVRRAREAQEVEETGFLLPADPDDEEGIDREKPARTPPTQQGKPSRPEPVRAAIRRASRP is encoded by the coding sequence ATGACACCGGGAACCATTGGCAGCACGGCCGTTTTTGTGGGGTTGGTTGCGTCTATTTTAGTTATTATCGCCTATGTCTTAGCGCTTTGGCGACCTTCTGGCGAAGCCCTGTGGCGTTCTATTGCCCGAGCTTGCTATGCGTTGACTTCGGTAAGTGTGCTCACCGCCTTTGGTGCGTTAGCTTACATCGTCTATCATCGCCTCTATCAGTACGATTATGCGGTGCAGCATACAGGCAACGATCTGCATAACCACTGGTTTCGTTTGGCTGCAACCTGGTCGGGCCAGGAGGGTAGTTTCCTCTTATGGGCTTGTTGGACGGCCCTTATCGGCTGCGTCGTGATGTTACGGGCGCGACGCTATGAGGCTCGCGTAATGCCAATCTATACTTCCGTCATCGCCTTCCTCTGCGCTATTCTCATAAAGCAGTCACCCTATACTCTGTTCCTCAAGGCACATCCGGGCCTACCAGGCGTTCCTTCGGATGGATTTGGGTTAACACCCTCGCTTCAGAACTATTGGATGACCCTCCATCCTCCCACCATTTTCTTTGGTTTTGCCTCATTAGCGGTGCCCTTTAGCTATGCAGCTGCCGCCCTTATTTGGCGGGATTATGAGGGGTGGGCTCCCCGTGTATTTCCTTATGCGTTGTTGTCGAGTGCAGTGTTGGGACTTGGGCTTTTTATGGGAGGCTATTGGGCCTATGAGACGCTAGGGTGGCACGGCTTTTGGGCATGGGACCCTGTAGAGAACGCCTCTTTCTTTCCCTGGTTAGCGGTGACGGCGTTAGCACACGGATTGCTGGCCCAGCGCACGCGTCGGACAATGGTGCGCACGAACTTGTTTTTCGGGCTTCTCGCGTTTTGGCTTTTTTTGGTGGGTACCTTTTTGACACGATCCGGAGCGCTGGCTTCGAAAATGCCTAATGGACAGCTGCTGTCGGTTCATGCCTTTGATAACATTGGTAAAAGCGGCCTAGTGCTGATGGTTACTATGTTGCTGTTTTATGGCATTGGTGGCCTAGCGTTATGGTTATGGCGCCTAAGGACAATGCCGAAGCGGCCCTCTATGGGGGATTCGCTTCTGTCTCGTGACTTCGCTCTCATGCTCTCCGTTTTGCTGATGGGTATCGCCTGTGCAATTGTGACGCTTGGCTCGACAACACCTCTCTTCCTCAGTTGGTTGCATCGTCCACCAAGTGCACCTGCACCGGTGTTTTATAATAAGGCGATGTTCCCTATCGTGCTAATCACCGCCTTCGTGATTGCCTGCGTTCCTTGGTTGGCATGGCGAAGAACCGACCCTGAGAAGTTTAAGCAGAAGCTCCTTATTCCTTGGCTTATCATGATCGCGTTCGGGTTTGGACTGTTCTTCTGGGTACTAAGCTCTCAACGTGCGATAGCTGCTGTGAGCGATCCGCAGGTATTGAAGGATACACTGCATCAATGGATGGGGCCGGGGGGCCAGCGGGTTTTGGTTATTTCTATGGCCTCATTGGGCTTTTTGGCTGCTTTATCGAACGCGATGCTAGCCTATCGGGTATTTCGCAAGAAGCCTTTATCGGCCGGGGCCTGGATCGCTCATGTGGGGGTTGGTGTGCTGATTATCGGTGTTATTCTCTCGAATACCTTTGAGCGAACCGCCCTAGTCACTCTAAAGGAGGGGCAAGGACCCGTTAAGGTTTTTGGCTATACCATCTCCTTTGAAGGGATGACCGGCAAGCCGTTACCAGAGCGTCCGCTCGATCCGGAGTACGACCCAGAAAATCGGGTGATGTTGCGCATTACTCCGCCTGGTGGAGATAGGATTGATGCTTCGGGCAACAGTCAAACGTTTTTGATGGAGCCTCGGTGGTTCGTGCCGCGCCCCTCGGTGGAGGAGGAGGCACAAGGCAACCCAGATACCATGATATGGCCTTCCATCAAGAAGTATGTGGGACATGATCTGTACATAGCACTGGCCAGTCAGCCAGGTGTGGAACTGCCCTATGTTACCATGCGACCGCGGTCGGTGACGCAGTTAGGCCCCTATCGCATCTACTACTATAAAGCTGTAACACGACCCCTGCAATACATGGGAGCCATCATCGGCATCACCGATCCCGAACAACCCTTTAATACACCTGACCATATTGTTGCAGCCGAGCCAGGCATTGAGTTCGTGCACGGCCCGGACGGTTCCCTCATGCGCACCCCACAAGGGATGCCCATGTTAGTAAAGACCGGTGAAGCTCTCCCGCAGATTACCGACTCGCAGGGAAGACCTGGGGTAGCTATTTTGGATAGCCTAAAGGTTGGAAGCGACGAGGCACGTATAGCGTTTAGCTTGCCCGATCTGCCTGCCATGTGGACGATTCCGCTTTCGGTTACCTATAAGCCCGGAATCAACTTAGTGTGGACGGGTGTACTTTTGGCCGTAGCCGGAATTCTTTTAGCCATGGTGCGGCGTGCTCGCGAGGCTCAAGAGGTTGAGGAGACCGGTTTCCTCTTACCGGCCGATCCTGATGATGAGGAGGGGATCGATAGGGAAAAACCTGCCCGAACTCCACCGACACAACAAGGTAAACCCTCCCGCCCTGAGCCGGTACGTGCTGCCATTCGGAGGGCAAGCCGTCCCTAA
- a CDS encoding cytochrome c maturation protein CcmE, whose product MQGLAEELGTLPAKRGAGGFKLGPIIAGLIISIAIGFTLWAFTSSMTPYVDIATALRSTGPVQVRGKILHQTVRWDPQMKALTFILQDPHNQTIEVVYKGAKPESFDTAPETAVTGTVQHLSNGQTVFVSTSMVVKCPSKYDDTRKPLPYSKGGIS is encoded by the coding sequence ATGCAGGGTCTAGCGGAAGAGTTAGGTACTTTACCTGCGAAGCGTGGGGCGGGCGGGTTTAAGCTCGGACCGATCATCGCGGGGTTGATCATCAGTATCGCCATCGGTTTCACGCTTTGGGCGTTTACCAGTTCGATGACGCCCTATGTAGACATCGCCACCGCCCTGCGGAGTACTGGCCCAGTGCAGGTGCGTGGCAAGATTCTACACCAGACCGTGCGTTGGGATCCTCAAATGAAAGCGCTTACCTTCATTTTGCAGGACCCCCATAATCAGACCATTGAGGTGGTCTATAAGGGGGCGAAGCCAGAGAGCTTTGATACGGCGCCAGAAACCGCGGTCACAGGTACGGTACAGCACCTGTCAAACGGTCAGACGGTTTTCGTTTCTACGAGCATGGTGGTAAAATGTCCCTCGAAGTACGATGACACTCGAAAGCCCTTGCCCTATAGCAAGGGAGGGATATCTTAA
- a CDS encoding CcmD family protein, whose amino-acid sequence MSHSAVLFFVMLVPLIVWLGLFCYLFIIDRAIRRMEIRIEEKEVL is encoded by the coding sequence ATGAGTCACTCAGCCGTTCTCTTTTTCGTGATGCTTGTGCCGCTGATTGTGTGGTTAGGCCTCTTCTGTTACCTCTTCATTATAGATCGTGCCATTCGGCGCATGGAAATTCGTATAGAGGAGAAGGAGGTTCTATAG